The sequence GGGCTCGAGGTACGAAAAGGACTGGTATCCATCGTGTGCCTTGTCGGCGCCCATAAGCGCTCCCGGGGGTTGGGTCGGAACAGTGGGGTGTGGTTGTCGGGACGGTGCCCGGCGAGGTCCGCGCGTCCGGCGGCACCGGATCGCAAGCCCACAACATGGAGCCTGCACGGACAACGGGCCAGCCATTCGCGAAGGCGCGGCCAGCTATTGCGAACACCCTGCGCAGGGCGTATTTCAAGCGCGCGATACCGCACGCCCGCGGGCCGCCTCATCCCACTCGCCCCTGGAATCCCTCCGAAGTGACTCGCTGGACCCGCCTCTCCCGCGCCATCGACCGGGTCAACAACCGAATCGGGCGATGGACTTCGTGGCTGTGCCTGCTGATGGTGCTCGTGACGGCGTACAACACGGCCGTTCGCTACATCGGCGGCTATCTCGGCTTCAGGCTGAGCTCGAACCTGTATCTCGAGCTGCAGTGGTACCTGTTCAGCCTGCTCTTCCTGCTTGCCGCCGCGTCGGCGCTCTGCAAGGGCGAGCACGTACGGGTCGACATCCTCTACAGCCGGCTCTCGGCCAGGGCCCGCACCTGGATCGATCTC comes from Gammaproteobacteria bacterium and encodes:
- a CDS encoding TRAP transporter small permease subunit codes for the protein MTRWTRLSRAIDRVNNRIGRWTSWLCLLMVLVTAYNTAVRYIGGYLGFRLSSNLYLELQWYLFSLLFLLAAASALCKGEHVRVDILYSRLSARARTWIDLLGTIVLMIPFSAVTLWLSWPAIRNSWAVREISSDPGGLPRYPLRTFILICFLLLIVQGISEIIKKLRVLRGLKMAGNGSSDDDADSPRVTGGIA